Proteins found in one Oryza glaberrima chromosome 4, OglaRS2, whole genome shotgun sequence genomic segment:
- the LOC127771387 gene encoding zinc finger protein ZAT5-like encodes MGVQEEAALAAAVVKGKRSKRQRAHAAAAVVVPIAASATAEEEESMESSLSLSGGAAAEGSSTTSPLLTTTTTARGDEAVSGCVTEEEEDMALCLMLLASGGHGERALDAEAAVAKEAKFRSRRPADGAGAGEFVYECKTCSKCFPSFQALGGHRTSHKKPRLVAPPATTEPAADDKVKPAIPETAAAAAAEEKPPKPSPPRPPASRPIATDPTVLAIPVIPKQEVLDANSAAAIASVSKQPRVHECSICGAEFASGQALGGHMRRHRPLIPASASSAVVSVLDAVDAPRQKEKSLLELDLNMPAPCDDAAAETTTSSAATSPAFAFAVSDRSPLLVPAALVGCHY; translated from the coding sequence atgGGCGTCCAGGAGgaggccgcgctcgccgccgccgtcgtcaaggGCAAGCGGAGCAAGCGCCAGCGGgcgcacgccgcggcggcggtggtggtcccGATcgccgcgtcggcgacggcggaggaggaggagtcgatGGAGTCGTCGCTGTCGCTGTcgggtggcgccgcggcggaggggtcgtcgacgacgtcgccgttgttgacgacgacgacgacagcacgGGGCGACGAGGCAGTGTCCGGGTGCGtcaccgaggaggaggaggacatggcGCTCTGCCTCATGCTGCTCGCCAGTGGCGGCCACGGCGAGCGCGCGCTggacgccgaggcggcggtggcaaagGAGGCCAAGTTCCggagccggcggccggcggacggcgccggcgccggggagtTCGTGTACGAGTGCAAGACGTGCAGCAAGTGCTTCCCGTCGTTCCAGGCGCTCGGCGGCCACCGCACCAGCCACAAGAAGCCTCGCCTggtcgcgccgccggcgaccacggaGCCGGCAGCCGACGACAAGGTCAAGCCGGCCATCCCGGagacagccgccgccgccgccgccgaggagaagCCGCCgaagccatcgccgccgcgaccACCGGCCTCGAGGCCGATCGCCACCGATCCAACAGTGCTCGCGATCCCGGTGATCCCGAAGCAAGAAGTGCTCGACGCcaacagcgccgccgccattgccagcGTCTCCAAGCAGCCGCGTGTCCACGAGTGCTCCATCTGCGGCGCCGAGTTCGCCTCCGGCCAGGCGCTCGGCGGCCACATGCGGCGGCACCGCCCGCTCAtaccggcgtcggcgtcgtccgcgGTGGTGTCCGTgctcgacgccgtcgacgcgcCGAGGCAGAAGGAGAAGAGCCTCCTCGAGCTGGATCTCAACATGCCGGCGCCCTGCGACGATGCGGCCGccgagacgacgacgtcgtccgccgccacctcgccggcgttCGCCTTCGCCGTCAGCGACAGGTCGCCGCTGCTGGTGCCGGCGGCGCTGGTCGGATGCCATTACTAG
- the LOC127771664 gene encoding uncharacterized protein LOC127771664, with the protein MRAPPPSPSPAVARTGFSELQPDLVGEIHGRLSFLDRLAFVAVSSAASRDALKPEPPWLVLPGETPETATVFSLADRRTATVRASDPAMRGHVIIGSSGSWIVTADERGRMRLANPVTGEQGELPAITTIPFVNATSPGGHHFIMDMEPFVHIRYRGDHESWPHPYGTFTHTAEDIRLWFYRKVVLSASPRPGDYAAMLLLDSYFGAPAFATAGDGRWRVAPSRDGVEDAIHHGGKFLSVTYTGTVEAWERRGGDDGEFTSEVVTTPISCPPQRRKYLAAAPDGRLMIVLKNTNGGGVKKGYFEVQVFDEMTQRWEAAEDIGELAILVGVNSSVCVSTAKHPELKGGCVYYTDDEIGKAWLRREYGYSNSKPSVGVYSLKDGNVMSIPGLGEHLSWPPPAWFTPSFR; encoded by the coding sequence atgcgcgcgccgccgccgtcgccgtcgccggcggtggcgaggacaGGATTCTCCGAACTCCAGCCAGACCTTGTGGGCGAGATCCATGGCCGCCTCAGCTTCCTCGACCGCCTCGCCTTCGTGGCGGTCTCCTCCGCCGCGTCACGCGACGCGTTGAAGCCGGAGCCGCCGTGGCTGGTCCTCCCGGGCGAGACGCCGGAGACCGCCACGGTCTTCtccctcgccgaccgccgcaccGCCACCGTGCGCGCCTCGGACCCCGCTATGCGCGGCCACGTCATCATCGGCTCCTCCGGCAGCTGGATCGTGACCGCCGACGAGCGTGGGCGGATGCGCCTCGCCAACCCCGTCACCGGCGAGCAGGGCGAGCTCCCGGCCATCACCACCATCCCCTTCGTCAACGCCACCTCGCCGGGGGGTCACCACTTCATCATGGACATGGAACCCTTCGTCCACATCCGGTACAGAGGCGACCACGAGTCGTGGCCGCACCCGTACGGCACGTTCACACACACCGCCGAGGACATCCGCCTCTGGTTCTACCGCAAGGTCGTCctctccgcctcgccgcgccctgGCGACTACGCCGCCATGCTCCTCTTGGACAGCTACTTCGGCGCGCCGGCGTTCGCCACGGCGGGGGACGGCCGGTGGAGGGTCGCGCCCTcgcgcgacggcgtcgaggacgcGATCCACCACGGGGGCAAGTTCTTGTCCGTCACGTACACCGGCACCGTGGAGGCGTGggaacgccgcggcggcgacgacggcgagttCACCAGCGAGGTGGTGACCACGCCGATCTCATGCCCCCCGCAGCGCCGCAAGtacctggcggcggcgccggacggGCGGCTGATGATCGTGCTCAAGAACaccaatggcggcggcgtcaaGAAAGGCTACTTCGAGGttcaggtgttcgacgaaatgacacaacggtgggaggcggcggaggacatcGGCGAGCTCGCTATCCTCGTCGGCGTCAACAGCTCGGTGTGCGTGTCGACGGCGAAACACCCGGAGCTCAAGGGCGGATGCGTGTACTACACCGACGATGAGATCGGGAAGGCATGGCTGCGGAGAGAGTACGGGTACAGCAACAGCAAGCCGAGCGTGGGGGTGTACAGCCTCAAAGACGGCAATGTGATGAGCATCCCGGGGCTCGGAGAGCACCTcagctggccgccgccggcgtggttCACGCCTTCCTTCCGGTGA